The Maniola hyperantus chromosome 24, iAphHyp1.2, whole genome shotgun sequence genome contains the following window.
ggtagactatggccaaaacccatctcactctgagaggagacccgagctctgtagtgagccggcgagggttaatcatgatgttgatgatcatgacctcaaaagaaaaaacctaacacttataggatcactttgttgtctgtctgtctgtcaaaaaacttatagggtaggtacttccctttgatctagaattatgaaatttggcaggtatagtTAGGTCTagtacacgtaaggggaaaaatccgaaaaccgtgaatttgtggttaggtacatcacaaatgaacacacacacacaaatgaACACACAATTGAACAAATTGACTGTGACATACAGGCAGACACACGAATGATAAAAGCGTTCCGTTTTTTCATTCtggcgtacggaaccctaaaaatgtagtgGTGGAGTTAGTATTACtgaccttaattttttttgcttttttgcaGTGAATCTTGGAGTGGTTACGACAGGAATGAGCCTGGCGTGGCCGTCGCCAGTCCTCGTGAAGCTGCGCAACGCAACGGAGACCCCATTGTCCAGGCCGATCACGGAGGATGAGGGGTCTTGGATCGTCTCTGGGGGTCTCTTGATTTCTATATTCAGTGAGTAAGCGTATAGACTGGTGGGTGGCTgattttttctgtaatttttatgtaccaatggatagctaacaaaacatagatgtttttaaaataatccgcaggataagtgccatagtaatttttacaaaaaattcgCAAGtttttcaaagaattaaattttaaaaacgaaaACCTGTACAGTTTTTGagctctaattttaaaatgtttgaagatttttctttttttataactgtttgttattaacaaggatatgtactagcaagaaaaaaaaactgatgaaattcattgttcctttttttattagttttcaaagtggcaaacacccctctacctagaaaaaaataaaaaatgaataactcgaaaacgatacacttttgcataagcagtttaggggtcgtttgatagctaatgtcctgtactataaccccttaacgggatcgtgtcctattttcctgtaaccctgtatataatGGTAATAActaacgatagtttaaacgctaaaaaagtacATACGTGGATttaacgtattttggaagaccctttatttaacaaatcagtgagaaataatttatttttgatgtagtcaaatacctaattatgATACCTTTTCCCAGGTGTCCTCTTAGGAGGAATGCTGCTGGATGCGATAGGAAGGAAGAACTGCTTCTTGCTGATCTGCTTGCCCAAGTTCCTGATAGCGATGCTGTTGATCTTCGCCACGGAAGTCTGGATGCTCATCCTGGGGCGAGTGATCATGAGTGTAGCTGACAGCTTTCTCTTCATGGTCGCACCTATTTATGCCTCTGAAATTGCTAGTGTGAGTAGCaggacccttattataaatgcgaaagtgtgtttgtttcttggtatCCTTCCTCTCATACACCGCGTTCATCATCGTGCTGGAGAGTGCGATAGATGCCAGCACTATATGTCCCATCTATCTGATAGCTACAGCTAGCACGTTGGTTACAGAAAGAGCACGGCGGCTCGCTGGGCACGTTCATGCAGATCTTCTCGTCTCTAGGCATCGTGCTGACGCTAACTCTGGGCCCCTTCCTCTCATACACCGCGTTCATCATCGTGCTGGAGAGTGCGATAGATGCCAGCACTATATGTCCCATCTATCTGATAGCTACAGCTAGCACGTTGGTTACAGAAAGAGCACGGCGGCTCGCTGGGCACGTTCATGCAGATCTTCTCGTCTCTAGGCATCGTGCTGACGCTAACTCTGGGCCCCTTCCTCTCATACACCGCGTTCATCATCGTGCTGGAGAGTGCGATAGATGCCAGCACTATATGTCCCATCTATCTGATAGCTACAGCTATCACGTTGGTTACAGAAAGAGCACCGCGGCTCGCTGGGCACGTTCATGCAGATCTTCTCATCTCTGGGCATCGTGCTGACGCTATCTCTGGGCCCCTTCCTCTCGTACACCGCCTTCAACATCGTGCTGGCGAGTGCTATAGCTGCCAGTACTGTACCAGTACTCTGTATGCCTGAGAGCCCCTGCCATCTCTATTCTAAAGGTAACTTTTTGACAGCACTTCCTCGGGTTTTCGGATTATGCTATGCCCTACTGGCCACTCAGCCTCACTAGTGGCgggaagggtttaggccatagtctgccacgctggtccagtgcagattagcagacttttgagaacattatggagaactctcaggcatgcaggtttcctcacgatgtttttcatcacctttaaagcaagtgttatttaattgcttaaaacggacgtaactccgaaaatttagaggtgtgtgcccaaaatcgaacccccgacctcccaaaacCAAGGGCAACCTCCTAACCACGAACCTATCACCATTAGCGAACATACTtagtaaatacttacctattctaATGTGTAACTActagtacttacttatctaaTGGTTCACACGTCTTTATTGTCAGACAGGTTTTatatgtacatattttaatgatttttccTTATTAAAGGTCAAGAGCCAAATATTTGTTCTGACGActagaatctttttttttaaattcattataggtaccaCCCTTGTTAGAAAAGTTAGAACTTTTCggaactatgtgcgttttaattaattaaatatcacttgctttaacggtgatggaaaacatcgtgaggaaacctgcatgcctgagagttctccataatgttctcaaaaggtgtgtgaagtctaccaatccgcacatggccagcgtggtagactatggccaaaacccttctcactctgagaggagacccgcgctctgtagtgagccggtgatgagttgatcatgatgatgatgaccaccCTTaaaccacaatcacacctgatggaaagtgatgatgtggcctaagatgggatgcgtttacctagaagatgcctataattcactcttgttttaaagatacccgggttgtaattggtaggaaacacatatcgcggaagagtattccaaacctaagccatacgtatgaggaatgatgacgcaaaacgtttcgtgcgtgtagatggaatgtcgacgacataaggatggaaactcgcccgatgtcttgcggttcggtggtgaaatggtgaaggggggggTAGTATTAAACACCCCCTTGCGGAGATCTAGCCGATGACATTCCGTGCTCGGCTTCCGCCCCGTGCGGACGTTTGCTGATGCGCTCCGTTTCTCGGTACCGGTTTGAACTCTCGCGCGAGTTCGCCAGTGTCAGTGCAAGTGCCATTATCAGTGCCATCGGATTGTTCCTGCGTTGTGTGTAGTATTAGTGTAGTTCTAGGATCCAGGttccgtgagtacactagtctaagcgcagcataggtCCACACCCCCGTCACCAAAGGGCGGGGACTCACATTAGGGTCACACCTTAGGTACTCACCTCCCTGCCTAGGCAGGGGGGACCTTTGagccaccgggtccactatgggccccaaCCAACCCGACCACCCCGCTCCCGGGCCCCATCAGGGCACTTTTTTTCCCCAGACATTCTACAATGACGTAGACTTGAGTGCCCTTTTGGCCGATCTCACGACTCGAAACCCAAGCTACCTCAATAAATTTAAGGTCGACCCGTCCCGGAAGCCTACGCGCTTCGACATACCACCGGAATCTCCTCTCTCGGCTATGACCATGGAGGACGACTCGGACTCGACATTGATTgataaggagcctcactccaagACCCAACCTGGGCCTTCAGCCCCAAAACCTATACCGACCGACgttaaggagcctcactccgaaacgtccccagcctcctctgaaacagaggaattcacgacggtgcagacgaaggcccagaagcgaaagctgaaggcctccaagtcccacgcaaacccacctaaaaaggtgggcgttgcagccccttcagggcccggtactcaacccacaacctcccaggcaacccccgaggaggagtcggaagactcccccatggaggattcgccaagggaaaaggtccctcccctttttattagggaaaaactcagctggcagcgcatcttgccactgttagaccagcggggcatctcgttcacgagtgcccgctcgaccgccattggaatcaaagtccaatgtccgacttcaggcgaccatcgccttctcaccaagactctccgtcaagagaatgtagggttccacacctacgctctccccgacgaacgcgttctacgcgtagtcattcgcggccttccgaaggagctgaacaccgaccacataaagacagacctcctttcccaggagctgccagtactagaggttcacaggatgtaccatcctagaaccaaagccccctacgagatggtgctcgtaaccctcgaacttacccccgcgggtaagaaaatcaacaacatcacatcggtgtgtcgtctcacgggtcttaaaatagagcccccccgtaaccgtggcaggatgggccagtgccatcgctgccagatgtacggccattccgcaaggaattgtttcgcccaccccaggtgcgtaaagtgcctaggggaccacggcacctccgactgccccaggaagcaacctaccgaggaacccccgagctgtgttctttgcaggtctcaagggcacaccgcgaattatcgcggatgccctaaagcccccaaggagcaaaagcgaagggtcaaaccggccggccgcaaacctgctgcagctccccaacccgcccagaaattcgtccctgtgccggctccggccaccaacgcatgggaaaaaccccttcccagggctaacccccctgcgccaaagcccgcccaaccagccccggccaagcccgcccaatcagccccggtaaaggcttccgcgcctacgccccagccccaagcagagccttctctccattcatccgcggcgactaacgctgcggataatctccacttaatcgaaactgtcctcgcctctattgatatagtggagatggaagttttcgcccggaccttcaggaaggatcccaaattagctattacccaacacttgggtctgctcatctccattaataaccttaaagcaacccataatggatagtacgaccaaaggtagattaaaaccccactccttagtagtcgcgttctacaacgcgaacggccttatcgaccaaatggacgaagtccgcgaatttgtatgtgcacatcaaaccgacattcttctagtgcaagagaccttcttgaaacctagtagaagtaatcccagaattgctaattttaatatagtcagaaacgacagggccactgctaagggtggcactgccatatactacagaagggctcttcactgcactcctctcgatcctccacaactaaccaacatggaagcttccatatgtcaggtgagtatgactggccatccgtcggtcatactagcatccgtttatctctctccctcgaaagatctgttagaaagtgacatccgcgcacttctctcactaggagactccgttatcgtggccggagaccttaacgccaaacatcaaagttggaattgccgctccccgaactcacgaggacgccaactcgaaagactgacgcaccgccccgatcttaacttcatagttatagcccctgacacaccgactcgttatccaatgaccgacaattcaacagacagaccggacatactcgatatagctcttctaaagaacatcgcccttcaggtgagtcctttggaggtgctgtccgagctaggttcagaccaccgtcccgtcctaatgcggctaggacccccgcccaccgcggcccccccgaccaaaacagtcattgatttcaagaagctctcagagcatcttaagtctatagactcagtgcacatctctcaaattcctgacattataggtagtctagatgaagcgcatgcagcctcactgcaccttactaatcatatccgcgatgctctaagcgcctgctcccgacagatgccgaacggtttcacccgtcgacagttgccggacgacgccagagagctcatcaccatcaaaaacgctaaacgtagagcccatgacgcatgtcctaacgccgacaaccggagagaactctggagagcccagagggaggtaaaggctcgccttgccgaactccgcgacgaacaatgggacaggaagctgagtgagctcaagccatcgcatgtagcctactacagcctggcgagagctctcaaagccgaccctgtctcggccactcctccgcttttacgtcccaatcaaccgcccgcctttgaagatgtcgataaggccgaatgcttggccgatagcttagaagcccaatgctccccgagcaccatctctgtagacaagtcccatatagaactagtcgaaaacaaactagcatctatcttctcttccgccccaggtggcgatccaatcctcccgacgaatagcggcgaagttcgtcaaattatcaaagaatttcacgccaaaaaagccccaggccccgactctattaataacaaaactctaaagttactccccgacgtattaatcaacctcctggttgtcattttcaacaccctcatggcgggatgctccttccccgacaggtggaaagaagctaccgttataggcatccccaagccagggaaacctaggaacctccctactagctaccgccccattagtttgctcaacacccttggcaaggtgtatgagaaagtcatccttaaccgacttaggtccgtcgtagaggagaaaaacctcctcaacgacgagcaatttggctttcgaaccagacactcatgtgttcatcaagtgcaccgcctcacggagcacatccttctcggtttcaaccgattcaaaacgagaggtatcccaacgggagccctcttcttcgatgtagccaaagccttcgacaaggtgtggcacgccggcttgatctacaagctttaccatctaggcgtgcccgaaagactcgtacgtttactacgagaatttctcaccaatcgaactttccgctaccgtctggatggaaccctatcctccccaagacctcttcgagcaggagtccctcagggctccctgctctcgccacttttgtacgcgctgtacaccagcgacattcccagatcccctcatgttcatatagcccagttcgcggatgacaccgctctatacagctccgacttaaactaccggaacgttaaagctcgactccaaaaggcagtcagtagcctaggccactggttccgcctttggaggatagaggttaacccggagaaaagcgcagcagtgctctttcaaaagtccaaaaggaaatcacaatacaaacttcgacagactgaaataactctttacgaccgccccattccctggcaaactaataccaagtacttgggtgtaacctttgatgacaagatgagcttcgccgcgcacattcgtagagtccgcaagaacgcagcgtatgtgctctcccgtctttaccccatgatttgcgcaaagagcaaaatgtcacttcgacataaagtcacgctatacaaaacgtgcatccgcccaataatgtcttatgcctgtgttgcatttgcacacctgccgccctcctctctcaaacctctccaagtcctacagaataagtttatgcgtacggccactggctccccgtggtacatgcgcaacgtggacctccacagagacctccaactcccgacaatagctcattactttaaacagctttccaaaaattattttgagaaagccattagacaccccaaccccctaatagttgaggcagcgacttacacccctgaccgaaacgaccccccagataaaagacgccctaagcacgtccttaacgaccccgacgatcaaatcatgaccgacaatgcaccctatctcgtagggctacacaattcaacctcatcacagcgtcttcgccggcgaagacgaggtccccgatttctaacgtcacccggacgtgggctcacgccacggcctcgggggcgtacggactaaccaacaaaaccgacaactccacccatctcaacgtcatcctaagccgtggtccgagcctcacaggaggcgcccttaggaggacgttgccccccgacctctcgaattatttcttcgagccctagggctcacccccaggcggagcttcgcgctcgccaacccccccggtgacgctgtagcggccaatagggcctacgcagcatagtcaatccgaaacaacacacacaaaaaagatctagcctagtggttaaaagaGGTCAGCCTCGTATTCGGGGGCTCCGAGTTGATTCGATTCcatgcacctgtaactttttagagctatgtgcgttttaagaaattaaacatcacttgcttttgcggtgaaggaaaacgtcgcgtcgtgaggaaacctgcatgcctgagagtgctccataatgttctcaaagatggaattgtttgtgacatgtttttaatatttgtgaatgttgttacaatttatcgttggcatatctaataaaataaaataaaataaataaataaataaaataagatgtttgaaatctgccaatccgccctTGGCTAGATTTGTGTACCTGCTATTGCCAAACCCTTCTGagagtatcatcatcatcatcatcaaccgatagatgtccactgctggatataggactcttgtaggggcttccacataccacggtcttgcgctgcctgaatccagcggctccctgcgactcatctgatgtcgcccgttcacctagtgggagtcttccaagtcgccattccagcaccttggaaccccaacgtctatcggctttacgaactatatgccctgcccattgccacttcagcttcgcaacccgttgagctatgtcggttactctagttctcctacggatctcctcatttctgatttgatcacgcacctatagaaactccaagcatagctctgaGAGTACCTatacccgtgttcagtagtgagccggcgatgggtagatgatgatgacgataccTCCTTAAATTTTAAGATGCTCTTAAATACAAAAAACCTTATAACTTATAACAGACTTTTACTGTAGTACAAGACACTTAAATATTTTGTGATATTTTGCAGGACGTACAGAAGAAGCGCTAGCAGTTCTATTACAGATCCGAGAATCCGAAGCGATAGCTAAACAAGAATTACAAGAATACCAAGACTCGAACAAGAAAGCCGATAAAATTGACAAGAAACAGTTGTTCAGGAACAGAACGTTTTTGAAATCCTTGTCTCTTGGATTCCTTCTTTTCATTGGAGGTCAAATTATCGGTTACAATGCTATACAGTTTTACCTCCAAACCATTTTGGAGTCGACCAATACTAGTGTGAAGCCAGAGATAGCTTCAGTTATCATTGGGGTAATACAGGTGCTCGCAAGTTTCTGTACGCCATTGTTTTTGACGAAGTTTGGGAGGCGGCCTATATTGATTTCGTCATTGTCTGGAGTGTTTTTCGGAATGGTAAGTGTCTTAAAGTTACTAAAAACTGGTCAGATGCGAGTCGGATACGCACAcaaagggctccgtacctcgtacctactagaaaacttttttaatttttttgtgatttaaccacaaattcatggttttcggtttttccttttacttgtgctataaagacattgctacctgccaaaggGATTCAAAGATTTTAGTATGGACCGTGGCCTATATTgccgccattttaaatttttctgaaATCCGGATTTGGCTTTTCATCGGTGGTCAAATTATGTGGTACAATGCTATACAGTTTTACTTACAAACTAATTATTTTGGAGTCGACTAATACTAGTGTGAAGCCAGAGATAGCTTCAGTTATCATTGGGGTAATACAGCTGCTCGCAAGTTTCTGTACGCCATTGTTTTTGACGAAGTTTGGGAGGCGGCCTATATTGATTTCGTCATTGTCTGGAGTGTTTTTCGGAATGGTAAGTGTCTTAAAGTTACTAAAAACTGGTCAgatgcgagtcggattcgcacacaaagggctccgtacctcgtACCTACTAGAAAccacttttttgtgatgtaaccacaaattatatTGATTTGGTCATTGTTTCGAGTGTTTTTGGGAATGGTAAGTGTCTTAAAGTTACTAAAAACTGGTcaggtgcgagtcggattcgcacacaaaggcctccgtaccatcgtacaagaaaacaCTAAGTTTTTGTGATCTACGTACctttagttcgcgacaggtcaagatggcaatctgggtatgaggcagggaacgcctcgcatacccgcacgctatcccgcaccgggttagcgtgggtgatgtgcgggtgtgccttTAACCTTTTACCCCATTTTCATGATATTCCTACATGAaatgaattgggtatttgactctgatttttttattactttattataaactaggataaaaataatgacgtaaactgaaaaaactaattaaatcgtcaaatataaaaatagttataagcatctgattagacagagatttttgacgtcacaccttactaatgcccatagtagcttcgtgcgggtttcatacaaattttcgttttgcgagaaagggatagaagaccctcccactccaaaattaaaatgcctgtaactttgtaaatctttgttggatttttatatttttttcagcgtacctacgtcattatttttatcctagtttataataaagtaataatatttatcaaattcaaaagtaggaaaatatccAATTTTGAATTAATTCTGTTTCAGCTTGGCCTGGGCACATTCTTCAAGCTCACTGAAGCTGGTGACGAGATCACAGGGATCCTAAATTTCCTTCCAATCATATCACTGATCCTGGTGGTATATTGCTATAGTGCTGGTAAGTATCTATAGGTCTACTTTTTAGCAGACATTTCTTAGGGTTTCTCCCATGGAGTACAAAATTTTCTTCTTCGTGGTTTCTCCGCTCAGTATGTACAATaggcgataggtcgagatggcaatcggggagggaacaccccgcacatctGCACAGCCCTTGCGCTGCCGCGGACCcgtggggtgattacgtaaaacgttgcagtagcgacagcaacgcgacagcagtagcaatccgacagttcatatgctctcttcttcttcttattttgctttgcagctattgctgtctctatctagccggacgtttgacagcaatgatcgcgagatacgcattattattattattatttatttatttatttattatttaattagaacggccataaagccaattacactaattaaactacgagtacaaactaacataaacataatacaaaaattgttaaaattataaattttaaaaagcaaaattataaattttaaaaagcaaaattataaattttcacaaaagtgcaagatctgacccatgaggtcagcccatttgtcagcaaataaggcacagcgaggggactccttcataCACCCCGCccgccggtgcgggcgagcgcgggtgatgtgcgggtgtgtggggcgtccccccacctcataccccgattgccatctcaacttattaattaattaattcccTCAACAGGTATCGGGTCTTTAACCTGGTTAGTAACAGCAGAAGTCTTCGACGGAGCATCCCGAGCACTCGGAGTTTCAATTACTTTAATGTCCTCATTGGTATCAATGTTCGTAATTACTAAATACTTTGTGTTCATGACGTCCGCCCTAGGCCCCGCTGTGACGTATTGGTTCTTCAGTGCCATGTGTGTGTTAGTTGGTACTTTAATCGCTATATTCTTACCTGAGACTAAAGGGAAGACGTTTCATGAGATACAGAGAGCTTTGGGAGGAGAAAGCATTCAGTTTAAGGGGAAACATGACAAGGAACGAGTGTGATTGATTTTTGAAGTACCTAGCTATAAAAttcgaaataattttaaataagtaggtacatataaaaattgtGGAATCCGCAGGATTTTAACCTGCGTCTCCTCTGGGTTTCACTTACTGCTCAGCGCCAAAACTGCTATACTGGCAGTTATAGAAACTACTTTTCAAAGGCCCAGTATTTCAATGTACCTAGTATGTAAAATTAACTCTTTAAACGAGTAACTAccaacttacttttttttttctaatagatatagtgagcaaacgagcaggtcacctgatgttaagtgattatcgccgcccatgaacatttgcagcaccagaggagccgccgatgcattgccggccttttaggaatttgttggtccgctccttgaataaccccatgttataatctataactagatgatgcccgcgacttcgtcctcgtggatttaggtttttaaaatcctgtgggaactcttcaattttccgggataaaaggtagcctatgtacttccccgggatgcaagctatcgctgtaccaaatttcgtcaaaatcggttgaacggatgggccgtgaaaggctagcagacagacagacagacacactttcgcatttataatattagtatggattttactaATGATAGTGCAGTCGCTTGAGCACTAAATTCAACGGACCGTCCGTCGTCGCGTCCGCCCGAGCACTCTGAGTATcaataaaattactttaattTGTTATCAATGTTCGTAATTGCTAAATTCTTTGTGTTCATGACGTCCGCCCTAGGCCCCGTTGTGACGTATTGGTTCTTTAGTGTGTGTTAGTTGGTACTTTAATAGCTGTATTCCTGCCGGAGACTAAAGGGAAGACGTTAAGTGAGATACAGAGATCTTTGAGAGGAGAGAGCGTAAAGTTTAGGGGGAAACATGATAAGGAACGAGTGTGATTGATTTTTGAAGTACAAATTCTTTAGTTGAACTTCCATCAGCCCGTATGCGTTTACTGCTGGGGATAGATCTTTCATGGTCCTTACTCCTCAGCCTTCTTCATCCACCAGATGACAAACGAGTAAGAagaagatgcgaatactctaaaattaggttgtgctcagaatcagtaccattaccTATAGAACTTAAGAAAATAATAGTTAGCTATCTAAGTATCTAGCTTTATATAGATTAAGTAGTttaggaaaaaatatttttgtaatgtttgtgtaaaaaataaaaatcagatATAGTTATAAGTACAACTAGGTTATAATTTGATAATGTAGGTAATTTTTAATGTGAAAAAATCAGTGTCAAAATGTACCTTTTTTATaagatgaataaaataaatgaattgacTCGAAATCCAAGAAACTACATTTTTCTAGAAAAGTATACCTcatccatcactacccataataatcagtacctcagtacccttattaaaaaagctaatgtgtgtttgtttgttggtttgttcttcaatcacgtcgcaacggcttgacatgatttttgcatgggacGCCGTTTTCCTTCTTTACAACTAACCTACGCCTCTATTCGAGGGGTgaggggttcgatctcgggctaGTATCAAAAAGTAGTAGAAATGCGTGCTAGAGATCAAACCCCAGTCCCCCCAAATAGCAGACTGgattcttaaccactagacaaTTAGAGGGTAGTTATACAAAAAACAGAAACTTATGTAAAAAAGGCAcctttattttacaaataatatattatgtgttaTAATTATGCACTTAGCACattataatacataaaaataagtataattagaacttttacaaataaaaatcacAAAGGCTTAGGTCACATACCTACAACCTATAACTTAATAGAAAATACCTATTCTTATACGAAATTAATGCTGTGA
Protein-coding sequences here:
- the LOC117993545 gene encoding facilitated trehalose transporter Tret1-like codes for the protein MKFNLPTSLIRQYAVVITVNLGVVTTGMSLAWPSPVLVKLRNATETPLSRPITEDEGSWIVSGGLLISIFSVLLGGMLLDAIGRKNCFLLICLPKFLIAMLLIFATEVWMLILGRVIMSVADSFLFMVAPIYASEIASKEHRGSLGTFMQIFSSLGIVLTLSLGPFLSYTAFNIVLASAIAASTVPVLCMPESPCHLYSKGRTEEALAVLLQIRESEAIAKQELQEYQDSNKKADKIDKKQLFRNRTFLKSLSLGFLLFIGGQIIGYNAIQFYLQTILESTNTSVKPEIASVIIGVIQVLASFCTPLFLTKFGRRPILISSLSGVFFGMLGLGTFFKLTEAGDEITGILNFLPIISLILVVYCYSAGIGSLTWLVTAEVFDGASRALGVSITLMSSLVSMFVITKYFVFMTSALGPAVTYWFFSAMCVLVGTLIAIFLPETKGKTFHEIQRALGGESIQFKGKHDKERV